From Bordetella flabilis, the proteins below share one genomic window:
- the tssM gene encoding type VI secretion system membrane subunit TssM, which yields MMSSFFYRMFGFLFSRSLWNFLGVVALAVLVWIIGPILAIGTTRPLESETVRLIVIGALFGVWLLRLLWRKWREGRLNAQLLGQLRRPARPQAAAPARETDKDQLRQLEERFDEAVELLRKRRFAEGGGRFGLHRYTRQYLYQLPWYVIIGAPGAGKTTALANSGLNFPLADRFGKVALRGVGGTRNCDWWFTDDAVLLDTAGRYTTHESDPTGDEDEWKGFLGLLSRYRGRQPINGAMLTISVEDLLGASDAERVQHAAVLRRRLQELREQLGIQFPVYVLITKTDLLSGFEEYFASFSRDDLAQVWGFTLPYARTQEPDFDLYEAFHAEYRLLQRRLDDALPEVLAAETDPARRALAYMLPQQFAGLQAMLGHFLSDVFASSKFEARLLPRGVYFTSGTQGGETFDQVTGHLKRYLRIDGAAAPPASPPAPGEGRSYFLKNLLQDVIFREAGLAGRNLRWERRYRQLHWAGYGAITVAFLVLATGWVISYRNNAGYIDEVARRVPTVEKLGRDIKITRAGDVLGLMPFLDALWFLPRDARFELDDPPLRYRFGLYQGRKMESAAQGIYRDTLERTLLPQVARRVEGALRKASAADLEFSYEALRAYLMLYEADHYDAEFMHAWLLSDMQKTLPEGYTRRQYEQMSLHLRNLVQDRVLASPFPRDDDLVRDARDRLARYTLAQRAYSRLRRMLANTDETPDSTAVTLGGPQATAVFVRKSGKPLTQGIPALYSYRGYWDVFNKRVERVAELLRSDDAWVLDIAPPGLLDDTARRQLIVDIKRLYMNDYVAQWDAYLNDLQLAPSTSLLQNIQMARTLSAPDSPLARLVRGVARETTLLRDTGSDERSLMDQARDRVSSTREALEQMFGPTGPGGAIRGDASDEKLERVVDQHFEPYRRLTQPEGAGGAPPIAATTGLINELYTYLTAADAALRSASPTPSADVVTKLRAEAGRMPGPVRGLLDTLSVNASGEISDVARERMGDTVSATIGLFCRQSIAGRYPFAAQSARDVAPNDMARLFAPNGMMDDFFQKHLVNQIDVSGPRWRFKPGIDGQAGSTSGYLDAFQKAGVIRDVYFTAGNPMPSYRVSIRPVEMDAGITQFLMDVDGQPIRYAHGPQVATTVQWPGPRGSNQVSIELSPQVGAAGMTTSGPWALNRMLDKAQLRRGASPETTLATFDFGGRKVVLEITAGSVKSPFRLAEMQGYSCPGRT from the coding sequence ATGATGTCCAGCTTCTTCTACCGGATGTTCGGTTTCCTCTTCAGCCGTAGCTTGTGGAACTTCCTCGGCGTGGTCGCGCTGGCCGTGCTGGTCTGGATCATCGGTCCCATCCTGGCGATCGGCACCACGCGTCCGCTGGAAAGCGAAACCGTGCGCCTGATCGTCATCGGCGCCTTGTTCGGCGTCTGGCTGCTGCGCCTGCTGTGGCGTAAATGGCGCGAAGGACGCCTGAACGCGCAACTGCTGGGGCAGTTGCGACGGCCCGCCCGTCCGCAGGCCGCGGCGCCGGCGCGCGAAACGGACAAGGACCAGTTGCGCCAGTTGGAGGAACGTTTCGACGAAGCAGTGGAGCTGCTGCGCAAGCGGCGCTTCGCCGAGGGCGGCGGCCGCTTCGGCCTGCACCGCTATACGCGCCAGTACCTGTACCAGCTGCCGTGGTATGTGATCATCGGCGCGCCGGGCGCGGGCAAGACCACCGCGCTGGCGAACTCGGGCCTGAACTTTCCGCTGGCCGACCGCTTCGGCAAGGTGGCGCTGCGCGGCGTGGGCGGCACGCGCAATTGCGATTGGTGGTTCACCGACGATGCCGTGCTCCTGGACACTGCCGGCCGCTATACCACCCACGAGAGCGATCCCACCGGCGACGAAGATGAATGGAAGGGTTTCCTCGGCCTGCTGTCCAGGTACCGCGGCCGCCAGCCCATCAACGGCGCCATGCTGACGATCAGCGTGGAGGACCTGCTGGGCGCCTCGGACGCCGAGCGCGTGCAGCACGCGGCCGTGCTGCGGCGCCGCCTGCAGGAATTGCGCGAGCAACTGGGTATCCAGTTTCCCGTCTATGTACTGATCACCAAGACCGACCTGCTGTCGGGCTTCGAGGAATACTTCGCTTCGTTCAGCCGGGACGATCTGGCGCAGGTGTGGGGTTTCACCCTGCCCTATGCACGCACCCAGGAACCGGACTTCGACCTGTACGAAGCCTTCCACGCCGAGTACCGCCTGCTGCAGCGGCGGCTGGACGACGCCTTGCCCGAAGTGCTGGCCGCGGAAACCGACCCGGCCCGGCGCGCCCTTGCCTATATGCTCCCGCAGCAGTTCGCCGGCTTGCAGGCCATGCTGGGGCATTTCCTGAGCGATGTGTTCGCCTCGTCGAAGTTCGAAGCGCGGCTGCTGCCGCGCGGCGTCTACTTCACCAGCGGCACGCAAGGCGGGGAGACTTTCGACCAGGTCACCGGGCACCTGAAGCGCTACCTGCGCATCGACGGCGCGGCCGCCCCGCCGGCCAGCCCGCCCGCCCCGGGCGAGGGCCGCAGCTATTTCCTGAAGAACCTGCTGCAGGACGTGATCTTCCGCGAGGCCGGCCTGGCCGGACGCAACCTGCGCTGGGAGCGCCGCTACCGGCAACTGCACTGGGCCGGCTACGGCGCCATCACCGTTGCCTTCCTGGTCCTGGCGACAGGCTGGGTCATCAGCTATCGCAACAACGCCGGCTATATCGACGAAGTCGCCCGCCGCGTGCCCACCGTGGAAAAGCTGGGCCGCGACATCAAGATCACGCGCGCCGGCGACGTGCTGGGCCTGATGCCCTTCCTGGACGCGCTGTGGTTCCTGCCGCGCGACGCCCGCTTCGAACTGGACGATCCGCCGCTGCGCTACCGCTTCGGCCTGTACCAGGGCCGCAAGATGGAATCGGCCGCGCAGGGCATATACCGCGATACCCTGGAACGCACCCTGCTGCCGCAGGTGGCGCGGCGCGTGGAAGGCGCGCTGCGCAAGGCGTCCGCGGCGGACCTGGAATTCTCGTACGAAGCGCTGCGCGCCTACCTGATGCTGTACGAGGCCGATCACTACGACGCCGAATTCATGCATGCCTGGCTGCTTTCCGACATGCAGAAGACGCTGCCGGAAGGCTATACGCGGCGCCAGTACGAGCAAATGTCGCTGCACCTGCGCAACCTCGTGCAGGACCGCGTGCTGGCCTCGCCCTTCCCGCGCGACGACGACCTGGTGCGGGATGCGCGCGACCGCCTGGCGCGCTACACCCTGGCGCAACGGGCCTACAGCCGGTTGCGTCGCATGCTGGCCAACACGGACGAAACGCCCGACAGTACGGCCGTCACCCTGGGCGGGCCGCAGGCGACCGCGGTGTTCGTGCGCAAGAGCGGCAAGCCGCTGACGCAGGGCATACCGGCGCTGTACAGCTACCGCGGGTACTGGGACGTCTTCAACAAGCGCGTCGAACGGGTGGCCGAACTGCTGCGCAGCGACGATGCCTGGGTGTTGGATATCGCACCGCCCGGGCTGCTGGACGACACGGCGCGGCGCCAGTTGATCGTCGACATCAAGCGGCTGTACATGAACGACTACGTCGCGCAATGGGATGCCTACCTGAACGACCTGCAACTGGCGCCCAGCACCTCGCTGCTGCAGAACATCCAGATGGCGCGCACGCTGTCGGCGCCGGACTCGCCGCTGGCCCGCCTGGTGCGTGGCGTGGCCCGCGAGACCACGCTGTTGCGCGATACCGGGTCCGACGAACGATCGCTGATGGACCAGGCCCGCGACCGGGTCAGCAGCACGCGCGAGGCGCTGGAACAGATGTTCGGCCCCACCGGCCCGGGCGGCGCCATCCGCGGCGACGCCAGCGACGAGAAGCTCGAACGCGTGGTCGACCAGCACTTCGAGCCCTACCGGCGCCTGACGCAGCCGGAAGGCGCCGGCGGCGCGCCTCCCATCGCCGCCACCACCGGCCTGATCAACGAGCTCTATACCTACCTGACCGCCGCCGATGCCGCGCTGCGCAGCGCCAGCCCCACGCCGAGCGCGGACGTGGTGACCAAACTGCGGGCCGAGGCCGGCCGCATGCCCGGTCCCGTGCGCGGCCTGCTCGATACCTTGTCGGTCAACGCATCCGGGGAGATCAGCGACGTGGCGCGTGAACGCATGGGCGACACCGTCTCCGCCACCATCGGGCTGTTCTGCCGGCAGTCCATCGCGGGACGCTACCCTTTCGCCGCGCAGTCGGCGCGCGACGTCGCGCCCAACGACATGGCGCGGCTGTTCGCGCCCAACGGCATGATGGACGACTTCTTCCAGAAGCACCTGGTGAACCAGATAGACGTGTCGGGGCCACGCTGGCGTTTCAAGCCCGGCATCGATGGCCAGGCGGGCTCGACATCCGGTTACCTGGATGCCTTCCAGAAGGCTGGCGTCATACGCGATGTCTATTTCACGGCCGGCAACCCCATGCCTTCCTACCGCGTCTCGATACGGCCGGTGGAAATGGACGCCGGCATCACGCAATTCCTGATGGACGTGGACGGCCAGCCCATACGCTACGCGCACGGCCCGCAGGTCGCCACCACGGTGCAGTGGCCGGGTCCTCGCGGATCCAACCAGGTCAGCATCGAGCTGTCGCCCCAGGTCGGGGCCGCCGGCATGACGACATCCGGCCCATGGGCGCTGAACCGGATGCTGGACAAAGCCCAGTTACGGCGTGGCGCCTCGCCCGAGACGACGCTCGCCACCTTTGACTTCGGCGGACGCAAGGTCGTGCTGGAAATCACGGCCGGCAGCGTGAAGAGTCCGTTCCGCCTGGCCGAGATGCAGGGCTATTCATGCCCGGGCCGTACGTAG
- a CDS encoding DotU family type VI secretion system protein — protein MHASDSALPGPLGSPADTGAPASSRLRPHEYVISGSNPLVAAANPLLDLIPQIRATAGHPSPAMLREHLLDEIRQFELRAQQAGIPNETILGARYCLCTALDEAAALTPWGGNGVWSAHSLLVTFHNETWGGEKFFQLLNRLSQNPTQHLDLLELLYYCLLLGFEGRYRVVDNGRSQLETLRQRLLRILRTARGEYPRELSPHWRDAPAQLPMRRLPVPLWAYGALAAVLALAVFSLLSWRLGGQSDAVFTAVSALKPPTVQIAMPAQPRPAPAPRLAVFLAPEIRDRLVTVRDEVDRSVVVLRGDGAFESGAAEVRGPYIPVLSRVADALRETHGTILVRGYTDDVPMRSARYPSNWHLSQARADTVKNILEQRLGQPDRVRAEGRGEADPMAPNDTPAGRALNRRVEITLMVPPVPRETTLEGAQP, from the coding sequence ATGCACGCATCGGACAGCGCCCTGCCCGGCCCCCTGGGCAGCCCGGCGGATACCGGGGCCCCGGCATCCAGCCGGTTGCGGCCGCACGAGTATGTCATCAGCGGCTCCAATCCCCTGGTCGCCGCGGCCAATCCATTGCTCGACCTGATCCCGCAGATCCGCGCCACGGCCGGCCACCCCTCGCCGGCCATGCTGCGCGAACACCTGCTGGACGAGATCCGCCAGTTCGAACTGCGCGCGCAGCAGGCCGGCATACCGAACGAAACCATCCTTGGCGCGCGCTATTGCCTGTGCACGGCGCTGGACGAAGCGGCGGCGCTGACGCCGTGGGGCGGCAACGGCGTGTGGTCTGCGCACAGCCTGCTGGTGACCTTCCATAACGAAACCTGGGGCGGCGAGAAGTTCTTCCAACTGCTGAATCGGCTGTCGCAGAACCCGACCCAGCACCTGGACCTGCTGGAGCTGCTCTATTACTGCCTGCTGCTGGGCTTCGAAGGCCGCTACCGCGTGGTGGACAACGGGCGCTCGCAACTGGAGACCCTGCGCCAGCGCCTGCTGCGCATCCTGCGCACGGCGCGTGGCGAGTATCCCCGCGAACTGTCGCCCCACTGGCGCGACGCGCCGGCGCAATTGCCGATGCGGCGACTGCCCGTGCCGCTATGGGCCTACGGCGCGCTGGCGGCCGTGCTGGCGCTGGCGGTGTTTTCGCTGCTGAGCTGGCGCCTGGGCGGGCAGTCCGACGCCGTCTTCACCGCCGTGAGCGCGCTGAAGCCGCCCACCGTGCAGATCGCCATGCCCGCGCAGCCGCGTCCCGCGCCGGCGCCGCGGCTGGCGGTATTCCTGGCGCCCGAGATCCGCGACCGCCTGGTCACGGTGCGCGATGAAGTGGACCGCAGCGTGGTGGTGCTGCGCGGCGACGGCGCCTTCGAGTCCGGCGCCGCGGAAGTGCGCGGCCCGTACATACCGGTGCTGTCGCGGGTGGCCGACGCGCTGCGCGAAACGCACGGCACCATCCTGGTCCGCGGCTACACCGACGATGTCCCCATGCGCAGCGCCCGTTACCCCTCCAACTGGCACCTGTCGCAGGCGCGCGCCGATACGGTGAAGAACATCCTGGAACAGCGGCTGGGCCAGCCCGACCGCGTACGCGCCGAAGGCCGCGGCGAGGCCGATCCCATGGCGCCCAACGATACGCCGGCCGGGCGGGCGCTGAACCGGCGCGTGGAAATCACCTTGATGGTGCCGCCGGTGCCGCGCGAAACCACGCTCGAGGGCGCGCAGCCATGA
- the tssH gene encoding type VI secretion system ATPase TssH, with amino-acid sequence MSDIGRLDLFGKLDTLLYRSLDNATAFCKLRGNPYVELVHWVHQLLHHQDGDLHRIVRRFEMDAARLEADIAGALEQLPRGAGSVADLSEHIDHAVERAWILASLRYGRARIRGGDLLLALVKTYALRNVLLGMSGQFARIVPDVLLEDLDQIVRGSPEDAMDDAVPSTGAADAGPSSAGANALARYAVDLTARAAAGQVDPVSGRDEEIRQIVDILMRRRQNNPLLAGEAGVGKTAVAEGLALRLAAGDVPPALRGVSLYLLDLGLLQAGAGVKGEFEQRLRAIIDAVQASEKPIVLFIDEIHTLVGAGGAAGTGDAANLLKPALARGQLRTIGATTWSEYKKYIEKDPALTRRFQVVQVHEPDETRALGMLRGLADTLARHHRVLLLDEAIEAAVKLSHRYIPARQLPDKAVALLDTACARVAVSQHAVPPVLEDTHRRIRALEIERDIADREARLGLAPADRAQALVGQLRQARAEEATLAARWETEQRLAAQVLELTEALERADLPTAQAAALRARRVDAQQALAQAQGETPMVHPAVGAAAVAAVVADWTGIPVGRMVRDEARAVLGLADVLEKRVIGQRHALETLARRIQTSRARLTDPDKPVGVFLLCGPSGVGKTETALALAETLYGGEQNLISINMSEFQEPHTVSTLKGAPPGYVGYGEGGVLTEAVRRRPYSVVLLDEIEKAHADVHEIFFQVFDKGWMEDGEGRHIDFRNTIILLTSNVGADLLARLCRDPALAPEPDGLAAALREPLRQVFPAALLGRLVVVPYLPLGDAMLAGVVDLHVARIRQRLQDNHGIALTVRPEATALVAARCTEVESGARMVDAILTNTVLPHIGRALLTASTQDHRIRSVTLGVADGEFSYEYAS; translated from the coding sequence ATGTCCGACATCGGCCGCCTCGACCTCTTCGGCAAGCTCGACACCCTGCTCTATCGCAGCCTGGACAACGCCACCGCGTTCTGCAAGCTGCGAGGCAATCCCTATGTGGAACTGGTGCACTGGGTGCACCAGCTGCTTCATCACCAGGATGGCGACCTGCATCGCATCGTGCGCCGCTTCGAGATGGACGCGGCGCGCCTGGAGGCCGACATCGCGGGGGCGCTGGAGCAGTTGCCGCGCGGCGCCGGCTCGGTCGCCGATCTTTCCGAGCATATCGATCATGCGGTGGAGCGCGCCTGGATCCTGGCTTCGCTGCGCTACGGCCGCGCCCGGATACGCGGCGGCGACCTGCTGCTGGCGCTGGTCAAAACCTATGCCTTGCGCAATGTACTGCTGGGCATGTCGGGGCAATTCGCCCGCATCGTGCCCGATGTGCTGCTGGAGGACCTGGACCAGATCGTGCGCGGTTCGCCGGAGGACGCGATGGACGACGCCGTCCCGTCCACCGGCGCTGCCGATGCCGGGCCGTCGTCCGCCGGCGCCAACGCGCTGGCGCGCTATGCCGTGGACCTGACCGCGCGCGCGGCCGCCGGCCAGGTCGATCCCGTGTCCGGCCGCGACGAAGAGATCCGCCAGATCGTCGATATCCTGATGCGGCGGCGCCAGAACAACCCGCTGCTGGCTGGCGAGGCCGGGGTGGGCAAGACGGCGGTGGCCGAGGGGCTGGCCCTGCGCCTGGCCGCCGGCGACGTGCCGCCCGCGCTGCGCGGGGTTTCGCTGTATCTGCTGGACCTGGGCCTGCTGCAGGCCGGCGCAGGGGTAAAGGGCGAATTCGAGCAGCGGCTGCGTGCCATCATCGACGCGGTGCAGGCCAGCGAAAAGCCGATCGTGCTTTTCATCGACGAAATCCACACCCTGGTGGGGGCCGGCGGCGCCGCCGGCACGGGCGACGCCGCCAACCTGCTGAAGCCGGCGCTGGCGCGCGGACAACTGCGCACCATCGGCGCCACCACCTGGTCGGAGTACAAGAAGTACATCGAGAAAGACCCCGCACTGACGCGGCGCTTCCAGGTCGTGCAGGTGCACGAGCCGGACGAAACGCGCGCGCTCGGCATGCTGCGCGGCCTGGCCGATACCCTGGCGCGGCACCATCGGGTGCTGCTGCTGGACGAGGCCATCGAAGCCGCCGTGAAGCTTTCGCACCGCTACATCCCTGCGCGCCAGTTGCCCGACAAGGCGGTGGCGCTGCTGGATACGGCCTGTGCCCGTGTCGCGGTCAGCCAGCACGCCGTCCCCCCCGTGCTGGAGGACACGCACCGCCGTATCCGCGCCCTGGAGATCGAACGCGACATCGCCGATCGCGAAGCCCGGCTGGGGCTCGCGCCCGCGGACCGCGCGCAGGCGCTGGTGGGACAGCTGCGTCAGGCACGCGCGGAAGAAGCCACGCTTGCGGCACGCTGGGAAACCGAGCAGCGGCTGGCCGCGCAGGTGCTGGAGCTGACCGAGGCGCTGGAGCGCGCCGACCTGCCGACGGCGCAGGCCGCGGCGCTGCGGGCCCGGCGGGTGGACGCGCAGCAGGCGCTGGCGCAAGCCCAGGGCGAGACGCCGATGGTGCATCCCGCCGTCGGCGCCGCCGCAGTGGCCGCCGTGGTGGCCGACTGGACCGGCATTCCGGTGGGCCGCATGGTGCGCGACGAGGCACGCGCCGTACTGGGCCTGGCCGATGTCCTGGAGAAGCGGGTGATCGGCCAGCGTCATGCGCTGGAAACGCTGGCCCGGCGTATCCAGACCTCGCGCGCGCGGCTGACCGATCCGGACAAGCCGGTGGGCGTGTTCCTGCTGTGCGGCCCCAGCGGCGTCGGCAAGACGGAGACCGCGCTGGCGCTGGCCGAAACCCTGTACGGCGGCGAGCAGAACCTGATCTCCATCAATATGAGCGAGTTCCAGGAACCGCACACGGTGTCTACGCTCAAGGGCGCGCCGCCGGGCTACGTGGGCTACGGCGAGGGTGGGGTGCTGACCGAGGCGGTGCGGCGGCGTCCGTACAGCGTGGTGTTGCTGGATGAAATCGAAAAGGCCCACGCCGACGTGCACGAGATTTTCTTCCAGGTCTTCGACAAAGGCTGGATGGAGGACGGCGAAGGCCGCCACATCGATTTCCGCAACACCATCATCCTGCTGACCTCCAACGTCGGCGCGGACCTGCTGGCCCGCCTGTGCCGCGATCCCGCCCTGGCGCCGGAACCCGATGGCCTGGCCGCGGCCTTGCGCGAACCGCTGCGCCAGGTCTTTCCCGCCGCGTTGCTGGGAAGGCTGGTCGTGGTGCCCTACCTGCCCTTGGGCGACGCAATGCTGGCCGGCGTGGTGGACCTGCACGTCGCCCGCATTCGGCAGCGCCTGCAGGACAACCATGGCATCGCGCTGACCGTGCGGCCGGAGGCGACGGCATTGGTGGCGGCGCGCTGCACCGAAGTCGAATCGGGCGCGCGCATGGTCGACGCCATTCTCACCAACACGGTGCTGCCCCATATCGGCCGCGCCTTGCTGACCGCATCCACGCAGGATCACCGCATCCGTTCCGTCACGCTGGGCGTGGCAGACGGGGAATTCAGCTACGAGTACGCATCATGA
- the tssK gene encoding type VI secretion system baseplate subunit TssK → MPQRNKVIWSEGMFLRPQHFQQFERYVEHAIQQRASAAQAFFWGFVHLSLDRDALALGKLALSEARGVLPDGTPFEFWQPDEAPPALEVPGHAAGSRVMLALPRVRAGAGDTAYEDEASALARYLVQETEVEDSGAMGLEPALLQVGRLRLRLMLESELTDEWLGLGVARIVERRADNRVVLDDGYIPPWLAAGAHPVLNGYVQELYGLLDARSEALARRLSQPGRGGVAEVSDFMLLETVNRYLGALWHGRQMAGVHPERLFHDWLMLACDLATYTSPSRRPQALPDYAHDDLQATFTPLMDELRRSLSAVLEQRALQIPLQDRGQGVRVAQVPDLELLRNAGFVLAVRADIPSDTVRTRFPAQVKIGPVEKIRDLVHLQLPGVAVRALPVAPRQIPYSAGHVYFELDKNGDFWKQLERSGALALHLAGEFPGLTMEFWALRD, encoded by the coding sequence ATGCCACAGCGCAACAAAGTCATCTGGTCCGAGGGGATGTTCCTGCGTCCCCAGCATTTCCAGCAGTTCGAACGCTACGTCGAACATGCGATCCAGCAGCGCGCGTCGGCCGCGCAGGCCTTCTTCTGGGGCTTCGTCCACCTGTCCCTGGACCGCGACGCGCTGGCGCTGGGCAAACTGGCCTTGAGCGAGGCGCGCGGCGTCCTGCCGGACGGCACGCCCTTCGAATTCTGGCAGCCGGACGAGGCGCCCCCGGCCCTGGAAGTTCCGGGGCATGCCGCCGGCTCGCGCGTCATGCTGGCGCTGCCGCGCGTGCGGGCCGGGGCGGGCGACACCGCCTATGAGGACGAAGCGTCGGCGCTGGCGCGCTACCTGGTGCAGGAAACCGAAGTGGAAGACAGCGGCGCGATGGGCCTGGAGCCGGCCCTACTGCAGGTGGGCCGGCTGCGCCTGCGCCTGATGCTGGAAAGCGAGCTGACCGACGAGTGGCTGGGACTGGGCGTGGCTCGCATCGTGGAGCGCCGGGCGGACAACCGGGTGGTGCTGGACGACGGCTATATCCCGCCATGGCTGGCCGCGGGCGCGCACCCCGTGCTGAACGGCTATGTGCAGGAGCTGTATGGCCTGCTCGACGCGCGCAGCGAGGCGCTGGCCCGGCGCCTGTCGCAGCCGGGCCGTGGCGGGGTGGCCGAGGTCTCCGACTTCATGCTGCTGGAGACCGTGAACCGCTACCTGGGCGCGCTATGGCACGGCCGGCAGATGGCCGGCGTGCATCCCGAGCGCCTGTTCCATGACTGGCTGATGCTGGCCTGTGACCTCGCCACCTACACGTCGCCGTCCAGGCGCCCGCAGGCGCTGCCGGACTACGCGCACGACGACCTGCAGGCCACCTTCACGCCGCTGATGGACGAACTGCGCCGGTCCCTGTCGGCGGTGCTCGAACAGCGCGCGCTGCAGATTCCCCTGCAGGACCGCGGCCAGGGCGTGCGCGTCGCCCAGGTGCCGGACCTGGAGCTGCTGCGCAACGCCGGCTTCGTGCTGGCCGTGCGCGCCGACATCCCGTCTGACACCGTGCGTACCCGCTTCCCGGCCCAGGTCAAGATCGGTCCCGTGGAAAAGATCCGCGATCTGGTGCACCTGCAGTTGCCCGGCGTCGCGGTGCGCGCCCTGCCCGTCGCGCCGCGGCAGATTCCCTACAGCGCGGGCCATGTGTATTTCGAGCTCGACAAGAACGGCGACTTCTGGAAGCAGCTGGAACGCAGCGGCGCGCTGGCCTTGCACCTGGCCGGCGAGTTCCCCGGCCTGACGATGGAGTTCTGGGCGCTGCGCGACTGA
- the tssJ gene encoding type VI secretion system lipoprotein TssJ: MTTTRTSRSGMRGAARACVSALLPCLLGATLLGGCSSTARQVPIPYAIAFSADAQVNPDSSGRPSPIQVTMYELKSPGTFESRDYFSLQADAQAALGKDLLNTDQVILKPGQTQVVQRPGNPEARAIGIVAGYRDLEHSRWRLVVPLPEPQNTNIYKVWQFSPNAENVHVAVGRRGLAETDRDRSWWPF; this comes from the coding sequence ATGACGACGACCCGGACATCGCGGTCCGGCATGCGCGGCGCCGCCCGCGCCTGCGTGTCCGCATTGCTGCCGTGCCTGCTCGGCGCGACGCTGTTGGGCGGTTGCTCGTCCACGGCCCGGCAGGTTCCCATCCCCTATGCGATCGCCTTCAGCGCCGACGCGCAGGTCAACCCCGACAGCAGCGGCCGGCCTTCGCCCATCCAGGTCACCATGTACGAACTGAAATCCCCCGGCACCTTCGAGTCGCGCGATTACTTTTCCCTGCAGGCCGACGCGCAGGCGGCGCTGGGCAAGGACCTGCTGAATACCGACCAGGTCATCCTGAAGCCGGGACAGACGCAGGTGGTGCAGCGGCCGGGCAACCCGGAGGCGCGCGCCATCGGCATCGTCGCGGGTTATCGCGACCTGGAACACAGCCGCTGGCGCCTGGTCGTGCCGCTGCCGGAACCGCAGAACACCAACATCTACAAGGTCTGGCAGTTTTCCCCGAATGCGGAGAACGTCCACGTTGCCGTCGGCCGCAGGGGCCTGGCGGAAACGGACCGGGACCGCTCGTGGTGGCCCTTCTGA
- the tagF gene encoding type VI secretion system-associated protein TagF has translation MDKRTDNRWTQDRGNAYLSGRLGWYGKMPASGDFVHRRLPRELIAWWDRWLQHGVAGLKQSADAHAARGFAGAPIWNFAIPAGPGAGVAQLGCIAPSRDRVGRGYPLCVALPLQAGEYHSGLLEGGSEYYRAIGVNMLAAVRHGCTPEVFDKSLLYVPLPGPAREAAPSSGNDIMDILNAGVGDAIAPLATRSLAAWPDLPFCFNPSSHTSYWWTNQADGAALQTYVHGGALNATLFSRLFSSLPAWRP, from the coding sequence ATGGACAAGCGAACCGATAACCGGTGGACGCAGGACAGGGGCAACGCGTACCTGAGTGGACGCCTGGGTTGGTACGGCAAGATGCCGGCGTCGGGCGACTTCGTGCACCGGCGCCTGCCGCGCGAATTGATCGCGTGGTGGGACCGCTGGCTGCAGCACGGGGTGGCGGGCTTGAAGCAGAGCGCCGACGCCCACGCGGCGCGCGGTTTCGCCGGCGCGCCCATCTGGAACTTCGCCATCCCCGCCGGTCCCGGCGCCGGCGTCGCGCAACTGGGCTGCATCGCCCCCAGCCGCGACCGCGTGGGCCGCGGCTATCCGCTTTGCGTCGCCCTGCCCCTGCAGGCCGGCGAATATCACAGCGGCCTGCTGGAGGGCGGCAGCGAGTATTACCGCGCCATCGGGGTCAATATGCTTGCGGCGGTGCGGCATGGCTGCACGCCCGAGGTGTTCGACAAGTCCTTGCTCTACGTGCCCCTGCCCGGCCCGGCGCGGGAGGCGGCGCCCTCATCGGGCAACGACATCATGGATATCCTGAACGCGGGCGTCGGCGACGCGATCGCTCCGCTGGCCACACGATCGTTGGCGGCGTGGCCGGACCTGCCCTTCTGCTTCAACCCCAGCTCGCATACCAGCTACTGGTGGACCAACCAGGCCGACGGCGCGGCGCTGCAAACCTATGTGCATGGCGGCGCGCTGAACGCCACGCTGTTTTCCCGGCTTTTCTCTTCGCTGCCCGCGTGGCGGCCATGA
- a CDS encoding TssQ family T6SS-associated lipoprotein, whose translation MKQSFLPLLMAAAVLGGCASAQDEAARQALQGVRTAYAAGDYGSVIRTVATSSALAGAPRAERVEALKLQSFSYCVTDHLALCQDGFVRILRIQPSFALAPNEAGHPQWGPAFQRAQAAVGAG comes from the coding sequence ATGAAGCAGTCATTCCTTCCCTTACTGATGGCCGCCGCGGTGCTGGGCGGCTGCGCCTCCGCGCAGGACGAGGCCGCGCGGCAGGCCTTGCAGGGCGTGCGCACCGCCTACGCGGCGGGCGATTACGGCAGCGTCATCCGCACGGTGGCCACGTCGAGCGCGCTGGCCGGCGCGCCGCGCGCCGAACGCGTGGAAGCGCTCAAGCTGCAGTCCTTCAGCTACTGCGTCACCGACCACCTTGCCTTGTGCCAGGACGGCTTCGTCCGCATCCTGCGCATCCAGCCGTCATTCGCGCTGGCGCCCAACGAGGCCGGCCATCCGCAATGGGGCCCGGCGTTCCAGCGCGCCCAGGCGGCCGTCGGGGCAGGCTGA